DNA sequence from the Callospermophilus lateralis isolate mCalLat2 chromosome 2, mCalLat2.hap1, whole genome shotgun sequence genome:
CCAACACAGAGCCAGCTATGAGGAAGCAGTCAGTAAAGGTGTGACTCAATGAACAAGCTCGTCAAATGAGCTGGTCGGTCTGTGTCTACCCAACACTTGGCTCAGGTCCTCAGGAGGGAGCTGTGGGATTCCACCCTGCTGGGGGCCTTTGGGTGCCCTCAGTCCCATCCCAGGCTGATGGAGGGGAGGCAGTCCCAGCAGGCCTGTCGCCCTGCACAGCCGGTGGCGGCCTCAGTGAAAGTGGGGCCTGGCGGCCTGCTCCTGGGGAAGTGTGCAGGGACAGTGCCGGGCAGGGCAGGCCCCCGGCGGGGCTTCCTGTTGAGGCCTGAGCCCAGTCCAGGAACAATGGCAGGGGCTCCAGAACCAGAGAATCAAAGAACAAGAGCAAAATAAAGCAGGGGAGTGGCGGGGAGTGGGGtagggggcgggggtgggggaggaATTCTATTGGGGGCCTGAGGCTGGAATGGGGGCGCCTGCTTATGGCCTGGGTAGAAACCGAGTCAGAGGCCTCTACCCCCAGCCCTAGCCCAGGGCAGCCCCTAAAGTCCCTCTGTGTCCTCTGCATCCCCTCCAGGTTGTCTCCCACCAGGTAGGGACCTTTGAAAATCCAAATCAGACCTGGTCACCCCCTGCTTTAAAATTCTTGCCTCCCCGGGTCGTGGCCCACCTGGCCTGTCCCCCCAGGCCTTTGCGCAACTGTGTCTTATCTGCTGCCAGCCCTGTCCACGGCACCTTTTTGTAGGCAAGGACAGGTGGGAGGTGGGGCTTGCAGGGGAAGAGCCCGTGGTCTCACAGTGTGGCCTTTCCTCCCCGCCCTCCACAGAGCCATGAGCCACCAGATCCTGCTGCTCCTGGCTGTGCTGACCCAAGGCCTGGCTACCTCCCAGCACCGAGACAAGCTGCCCTGTAAGATGGTAAGAGGCTCTGCCAGGCAGGGCGAGGGCCACCACACCTCACCCTTGCCCTAGGGTGTCCTGCTACCCCAGCCCCAGCAGCCGGATATAAGGGAAGTCAGGAGAGGAAAGGGGCTTACCTTGCATTCAATGAGCACTCGCTAGAATGTTTTAATACTGGCTTACTCAGCGATCCTCCCAGGTAAGCCCCCTTATTTCCATCTAACAGAGGTGGAAACCCAACTTGGAGAAGTTAGGTGACTTGTCAGACTCTAGTCCTTACTGTCCCTGCAGGCCAGTTGCCCAGCTGGGGAATCCAGAATATGGATATGTGTAGGGAAGGTGGGATGGGTCAGCTGGAAGGGGCTTCTCAGTACTGGTCCCTTCTGGGACCAATCCCTCCCCCTATCTGGCCTCCTTGACTGACTGCTGAAATGCCACTCAGagctcagaactgctgcctcctccaggaagcctccctGGCTAACCTAGCCTGGTTGCTCTCTCTTTTGGCCTCCTGCCAGCCCCAAGCTTTCCTCCATCTCAATATTGAGCATCCTGAGCATGTGGGGTGGTCCAGGGAGGGTCCAAGCCTGTCTTATCTGCCAGACTAATAACTTCTCTAGGGCAGGGACCAGGTTTGATTCCTTTCTCCTGCTGTAAGCCAGGGAGACTAGCCCTGTGACCCTGCAGGGTGCAGGAAAAAGAGACTACCTAGGTCCACCTGCAAGGCAGGGCAGTCACTGAAGTCAGTGGCAGAGCCTGGGTTGGAGAAGGGACAGCCCTCCAGCAGCTCCACCTGAACACAGAATGGGCCACTGCTTCAGGACTGGTGGCAGCACCTGCCAGTCTTCTGCGAAGCCACCATTCTTCTTGCccctgggtctttttttttttttggaccagggtttgaactcaggggcatcagggcacttaatcactgagccacatccttagtgctttcatttttttttttattttagagacagggtcttgcaaagttgcttaggAGGGTGGGCTGTCCTCTTTCTGCTCTGCTGGTCTCCACCTCTAACCTGAGAATACAGATCATCCCTTTTCTTTCCCAGCTGAGAGGTGGCCGGCTTGGTGTCGGTCACAGTAGTCTGTGACTCTTGTTCATTACAGAAATATCCTAAGTTCTTTGTGTGGGTAAGGTTCAGGCATCCATGTCAATTACACCAGGCCCTCTTTGCTCTGAGTTCACTGATAGCAAATCCCCACACAAAAGGTCGCGGTTCAGTGGGGCAAAGCCACTATGTGGTGCAGTCATGGAAGGCTCCCTAGCGGAGGAGAGGCTGGAGCCCAGTGTGAAGAATTCACCATGGATCTGGTCAAGGATGGCACGACCAGCTCCGGGGAGGCCCAGAAATGGGCATGGGAGGGTGTGACCAGGCATGTGGGCTGAACTGGGCTGAGGGAGGGGGTGAGGGGACAGGTTCGTAGTGGCCACAGACAGCCTTGAATGCCTTGCTGAGGATCCTGGACTCCCCCTGGAGGACGAGAGTTTCTGAGCGGAGTCTTGGAGCAGTGCTTTGGCAGGCAGTGGGTCCCAAGGGGTCAGTGCAGACAGAGACGCTGGGGCAGAAGCAGGCCTGAGCCGGGTGGTGGTGGAAGGCAGACCGTTTGCTGGCAAAGGCTGGGTTTCCTGGGGGTCTGCAAGacaccaaaaaggaaaaagaccCGTGTTTGCACAGAATTCTGGCCCCAGAAGGTACAGGAGTGGGGCCTTTGGTTGTAAAACGGCTTGGGTTAAATGGCAGCTCCCTCCTCACCTGGGGGTCCTGATGTCTCCTTGGCCCTCTCTGGGCCTGGATTTCTATCAGTTAGGGTGATGGTAACAGATCACCCCGTGCTATTCTGAGGATCAATGAGAACAGGCCCAAAAGTGCAATGTCAAATGCTGAGAGGTGGCTGGGGAGGGatgaggaactttggataagaaaCCAGAGTGGCACTGTGACGTGATGGAGGTCACAGAGCAACATTGCAGTCCTATCACCAAAGAATGTTGTTTGGTACCCGGGCCACCATTTGCCCCATTCCCTCTCCCTACCTTACCTCAGAGCCTGACTCTGCACCAGGCCATGGGAAGCAAGGCACTTAATGGGGTGGGGGCAGGTGACAGCTGCAGAAAGGAGGTCACATCTGGGAGCTCCATGGAACCTGAGCCTGAATGAGATCTGAGGgtggaaagcaaaataaaaaccgAGGAGAGGAGGACACACTGCAGGTTGGAAGCCTCTTTTCCAACATAGCTTCTGGGCTAGCACTGGAAATTTAACCCTGTGGGCAGTAGAGGAGACCCAGGATATGGAACCAGGAAGCCTGGTCCCCCATTGGCCCTGCTGCTCACTGGCTCTATGTCACACTGAGTGATGACCTGGCTTAGCTTCCTGTGAAATGGAGTAGTAATAATCGGTACCTTGCTGCCCTTAGCTCACTTGTCCTCACGTTTGTCATCTCTCCATCCATCTGCCCATCCGACTTCTCTAGTCCCTCCCTTCTGCTCAACACTGTACAGGTGTCAGAGACAGGGCAGGGAGCACAGGGGGGTCATCGGACATTAGGCTGGGTGAGGACAGTCTAGCATCCTGGGAGTCCCTGGGAGAGCTGACCCAAGCCTGGGTGGGGGACATGTGTGTCTTGTAGCTCGTCTGCTTCCACCCGCTACTGCACCCGTTAATGCCATCTGCTCTCCTCGCCATCACCCTCCTCAGGTGGAGAAGGAGGCCTTGTGCCAGGGCCTTGGCCTGCTCCAGGTCCCCTCATTGCTCCCGTTGGACATCGAGGCCCTTGACCTCTCTGGAAACCAGCTGCAGGACATCGTGGCCTTGCCCCTGGGCTTCTACACAGCACTCCGTCACCTGGACCTGAGTGTCAACGAGATCAGCTTCCTCCCTCCGGGAGTCTTCCAGGCTTTGCCCCACCTGGAGCACCTCAATCTGGCCCACAACCGCCTGGCAGTGGGCACTGCACTGAACGCCAGTGGTCTGGGCACCCTGCTGCACGTGACCTCCCTGGACCTGTCTGGAAACAGCCTATACAGTGGCCTAGTGGAGCGGCTCCTGGGCGAGGCACCCAGCCTGCGCTCGCTCTCCCTGGCCGAGAACAGCCTGACGCGCCTTGGCCGCCGCACCTTCTGGGGCCTGCCTGCGCTGGAGCGCCTTGACCTGCACAGTAACGTGCTGATGGACATCGAGGACGGAGCTTTTGAGGCCCTGCCCCGCCTGACCCACCTCAATCTCTCCAGGAATTCCCTCACCTGCATCTCTGACTTTAGCCTCCCGCAGCTGCGGGTGCTTGACCTGAGCTGCAACAGCATTGAGGCCTTCCAGACAGCCCCGGAGCCCCCGGCCGAGTACCAGCTGGCCTGGCTCGACCTGCGGGAGAACAAGCTGCTACACTTCCCCGACCTGGCCACGCTCCCGCATCTCATCTACCTGAACGTGTCCAACAACCTTATCCGGCTCCCCTCGGGGCTGCCCCAGGGCAGCGAGGGCCTCCACGCGCCTTCGGAGGGCTGGTCAGCCCTGCCCCTCTCCAACCCTAGCTGGAACACCAGCACTTATTCGCTCTCCCAGCTCTTGAACCTGGACTTGAGCTACAATGAGATTGAGCTCATCCCGGACAGCTTCCTGGGGCGCCTGACTTCTCTGCGGTTTCTGAACCTCAGCCGGAACTGCCTGCAGGCCTTTAAGGCCCCGCATGCGGGCTCCCTGCCCTGCCTGGTGCTTCTGGATTTAAGCCACAATGCGCTCCAGGTGCTGGAGCTGGGTGCCAGAGCTCTGGGGTCCCTACGGACGCTGCTCCTCCAGGACAATGCCCTGCAGGACCTGCCGCCGCACACCTTTGCCAGCTTGGCCAGCCTGCAGAGGCTCAACCTGCAGGGGAACCGGGTGAGTCCCTGCGGGGGCGCAGCTGAGCCCAATCCCCCAGGCTGTGTGGCCTTCTCTGGCATCCCCACCCTCCGAGTTCTGAACATGGTAGATAACGAGATGGAGATGCTCAGGGCAGGGGCCTTCCTCCACACCCCGCTTACTGAGCTGGACCTCTCTGCCAACCCTGGGCTGGATGTGGCCACAGGAGCTTTGGCTGGCCTGGAGGCCTCCTTGGAGGTCCTAGAGCTGCAGGGCAACGGGCTGACTATCCTGCAGGTGGACCTGCCCTGCTTCAGCTGCCTCAAGAGGCTCAATCTTGCTGAGAACCGCCTCAGCCACCTGCCTGCCTGGACGCAGGCTGTGTCCTTGGAGGTGCTGGACCTACGGAACAACAGCTTCAGCCTCCTGCCAGGGAGCGCCATGGGGGGCCTGGAGACCAGCCTCCGGCGCCTCTACCTGCAGGGGAATCCACTCAGCTGCTGtggcaatggctggctggcgGCCCAGCTGCACCAGGGCCGAGTGGATGTGGACGCCACGCAGGACCTGATCTGCCGCTTTGGCTCCCAGGCAGAGGTGTCCCTGAGCCACGTGCGTCCTGAGGACTGTGAGAAGGGCGGGCTCAAGAATGTCAACCTCATCATCATCCTCACCTTCGCACTAGTCTCCGCCCTCATCCTCACCACGCTGGCCACCTGCTGTTGTGTCCGCAGGCAGAAATTCAACCAACAGTACAAAGCCTAAGGGAGCCAGGGGACCCTTCCAGGTCAGTGCAGGAGCTGGAGGCACAGAGCAGAGTGGGGACTGACACACCGTGAGCCGGTGTCCCAGAACCCTGGTCTCGAGCTCCCAGCCTAGGGCTCCTTTCTATGCGACCTTCTGCATGGGAAGGTGACCCACTTCCCAGGCTGCTCAAGTGGTCCAGCTGTGGAAACTGCAGCTGGGCAATTTCAGGGACAGCAGAGAATAATGTTGACCCAGGATCAGCAAGTCCTCCCCAAGCATCTGTTTTGGGCCACACCCTGCTCTTGGGGACTGGGGATGCAGTAAGTTGAATGAAACACATGTGGCACTCTGAGGAGGAGAGGTCATCACAGAGCTGGGCAGGGGATGGGGTTCAAGATGGGGAAGCCCAGGGCTTTGAGGCTCTGCAGAGTCCCAGCCAGTCCCAGGTGGAAAGTCCTGCCACTGCCATACCAGGGCAGGGGGGCCACAAGCTCAGGAGGATTGGTCTGAAATGTTTCCAAGTGGTCTGTTTTGTCATATCTTCTGATAATGACTTCCAGCCTCTCTGGAAAATGAGGAACTTGTGACCAGAAGAGAGAATGGGAGCCTCATGAGGGTGTCTGGGACCTAATTAGGCAAGCTGCAGCAGCCCCAGAGTCTTGTTAAGAGGTGGTCTTCTGGGCTGGGGCCAGGATGTCCCATAGGTCCTTCCCACCCTGGCACTCTCCTGCTGCACACATTGACCCCGATCTTGCCTGAatcccccaccccctgcccaggCCCCTTCTCCATCCCAGCCCCATCCTGGCTGCTGAGCCGAGTTGAAGCCTTAGCTGTCTGGTTCTGTGTTGCACACAGCTTGCCACCTCTAGATGCAGACCCCAGCCTTACTGTCTCCCTCTGTGTGACAACTCCCAGAGTCTGGTattttatcctcattttacaaaAGGGGAGACAACTCTCCCAAAGTCTCCCTCCTGGGTCCCGCAACTAAGAAATGCCGTAGTTGAAATTCAAACCCACATCCTCTGTGTCCAGGCCTGAGTGGCTCCGTGTTGCCTGAACAGAGCCTGAGTATCCTGTGCTGTGTGGGCCCTTTCCTCCTCTCTCCCACCAGGCAGGAGAAAGGCAGGCAGCTACAGGCCCTGTGCTTctcctctgcctcagtttccctcatTCCATCCTTGGCAGACTGATGTGGCTTCTCCTTTTCCTGTTTTTGCTCCTATGGTTTCTTATTCCCTCTCCCTCTGTTGAGCACAGCCTGGATTTTGAGATCATGGGGTCTAACCTCCTCATAGCTGCACAAGTCAATGACACAGCctgcaaaaaagaaaatgtggctcagtggtagaaggcttGAGTTTAACCTGAAGCACTGCCAAAATTCGGGGTTGGACCTGTGTGGtgtccttctctctcatctgtcaCATCACAAGATAATGCCAGTTCCAAACTTACTTTCTGTTCCTCATCATGCAAAGATTCCCACCCCTTGCCAGGAAAATAGGTAGAAAGGCTCAACTTAGATAAATACCTGTTGCTCATACCGTGGAGTCGTGAGCTGTCTGGGAAGAAGGAGAGCGCTGGGACCAGCCAGAGTCATCTTCCCTGTGCTTGGTCCGTGGTCTGACCCATGATGGACACTTATGAATGTATGAGAAGATCAGAATGCTGTTCTCTGCActcttttacagatgaggaaaccaaggccaATGGGCAGATCCAGGGCTGGACCCTTGCTTGAAGCCCTGGTGGTATGAGGGGCAGCCAGGTGCACAAAGTCCTGGCTGGGACCATGACCACAGGTGCTACTGCACATGACACTCTTCTCAGGCCTTGAGGCCACGGCATTGGCCCCTGGGCCTGATCTTTGAAAACACTACACCATGCTGCTGTCACCTCCCAGAGGCCAGGCCACGGCCCAGGCCCTGGGACCAGCTCTTTGTATAACCACATGAATGTATTAAAATATGACTTTGGGGAAACGTGTGGCCTGCAGCCTCCTTTTTGCCGTGGGCAATTCACATCAGTGTGTGCACTTGAACCCTGACCTCCCGACTTCCCTTCCAGTCTTTCAGTCCTCATGGCATGTCTCTTGGGGGACATGAAGGCTCAGGGCCATCACCACCCTGGACCTTGGGACTTCAGTCCCCTTTATGATCCCGTTACACCTCTGTCCTATCACACCCAACACAACCCTGCTCTCTACCCCAACACTGAGAAACTGGTGACAGATTTGTTCTCTTCCTTCTGCAGCCatgtgtcccctcccttccccatctCAGGAGGTCTCAAGTCTTGCTCATCAGACAAAGACCATCACAACCCCACCTCGGCCACCGCCACTCCCATTCCCAGCCCACCCCCCTTGCCCTTGCTCAGGCCTCtggggtcttctttgccaacacgGTATACCTTTCAGACCCTATCTATCTCCTGGACCCCTTCCCCATCCTGACCCCACCCTTGACATCTGAGACCCAACACTCAAAAGTTGTCCCCTCCCTCTTAGGCCACTGCTTTCATCCCCTCTATGTGTTCATCTTCCAAGAGCCATCTCTAGGTGATGACACCAGGACTCCATCCCAGCTGTAGCCACCCCATTGCTTCAATGCCCACATCTCTGCCTCCAGCCTCACCTGTCCTGGACATTCGACCCTTTGTCCCCAACCAGAGGTCTCCCAGGGTCTAGAGAATTCATTTAGTGAGCAACTGGGCTGCAGATCCAGCTTGAACTTGGAAGAGCATCCCTGGGTCCTGACCAGGAGTTGGAGCTGAGGAGGGGCAGGAGCCACTGGGGAGGCCAAGTCTGTGGGGCAGGGAATGATCCCCCTCCCCCCCGGCCCTTAAATCTCCCATTCCACAGCCCTTGGAGCTGTCCTCTGGGACCACCTGCCACTCAGCAGCCTGACACCCAGGCACCCCTCCTCTGCAGGAGCCACGCTTCTTCCCCTACCTGCCCCCACCCCACCAAGCCCACCTCAGTGATGCTCCTCTGTCCCCACCCAAGCACCCTGGTCTCCCCCTGGGGCCCTGCTGCCACTTGGGCCCTGGTTCTGGCAGCTCTTCCTCCTGATTTCTCCAACCAGTTT
Encoded proteins:
- the Lrrc32 gene encoding transforming growth factor beta activator LRRC32 gives rise to the protein MSHQILLLLAVLTQGLATSQHRDKLPCKMVEKEALCQGLGLLQVPSLLPLDIEALDLSGNQLQDIVALPLGFYTALRHLDLSVNEISFLPPGVFQALPHLEHLNLAHNRLAVGTALNASGLGTLLHVTSLDLSGNSLYSGLVERLLGEAPSLRSLSLAENSLTRLGRRTFWGLPALERLDLHSNVLMDIEDGAFEALPRLTHLNLSRNSLTCISDFSLPQLRVLDLSCNSIEAFQTAPEPPAEYQLAWLDLRENKLLHFPDLATLPHLIYLNVSNNLIRLPSGLPQGSEGLHAPSEGWSALPLSNPSWNTSTYSLSQLLNLDLSYNEIELIPDSFLGRLTSLRFLNLSRNCLQAFKAPHAGSLPCLVLLDLSHNALQVLELGARALGSLRTLLLQDNALQDLPPHTFASLASLQRLNLQGNRVSPCGGAAEPNPPGCVAFSGIPTLRVLNMVDNEMEMLRAGAFLHTPLTELDLSANPGLDVATGALAGLEASLEVLELQGNGLTILQVDLPCFSCLKRLNLAENRLSHLPAWTQAVSLEVLDLRNNSFSLLPGSAMGGLETSLRRLYLQGNPLSCCGNGWLAAQLHQGRVDVDATQDLICRFGSQAEVSLSHVRPEDCEKGGLKNVNLIIILTFALVSALILTTLATCCCVRRQKFNQQYKA